One Candidatus Vicinibacter affinis DNA window includes the following coding sequences:
- a CDS encoding T9SS type A sorting domain-containing protein, with product MLSRCPSFGPKILTYSAFVVHLFFQSTLLIAQNPSLPKACPVKNGHQITSGSISLRPQIIESNIQPGQQGFNQVNSIAYDDQEYGQLVLKGGVISSVLSFRNFNLVLPEGSKIYGIAIEFEGNVTGGKLNLVQLQLTDRNGKNYGENKAAILPSLQWNATRPNADSLWKHGGVNDVWNLKPSLQDVNSSNFGFKLQVKNVGNTEVKLNLDRVRLVIYYQAMPAMCMKDCSFFYVDPVKNATQYHWKIPTGAEVISNEVNQSFIGLNIGRLPYGIHEVCVQTESAAGLSDLCCLSFLNSDCSRASVGDRVWRDDNANGIQDPNEPGISSTQVLLYDGQTKKYIRSVLTDISGNFKFDSLVSGYYYLKFITPGNLISTSSFKGNNSSLDSDLENVFGTGSTPMFYLAPGQQKTDVDAGFFQYSSIGDFVWEDVDADGIQDAHERGIAGIKFYLLNTSAVLLDSVVSDLNGRYSFSKVLPGDYYIRVYSSDPYAVTQFRAGNNSAKDNDFLGNFTSEIFSVGFQQMRSDVDLGLTKSSPVCGKIWYDRNQDGQRDVKETLVKDALIYLLDSVSQILDSTRSADNGNYCLNISQSSGKYRLRIFLSDEFILSKKDSGPDSTDNDFNLDHFTDYFLVSQGQSIKLDAGFLIDCKDLAPELIFIQSSPECLDQEPIQILFAPASTPPLNPGFEKTYFLVRTSDGVIVSINSFPFFQVDQPGNYYCRSMIYDGTKGSYNYFDVNTIQVGITYLQRLINDLDSLQLCYNISAASTVVTIRECSSISGRAWYDYGQDGIQDQKDRSIPDVLVCLKDEFGIAIDSVRTDSIGKYAFVKLNPTHKYSIAFKYLQDYSYTLKDASGFEQTDSDVNKTGETDIFTPAMGNNMHVDAGLFLNCNISLASLKTLPMEFECYSGGVQSIRATAIGTHQHPVDYVVKYLLVTGVTQKISEISDSPEFEIDRAGVYNIYALCFEELQSGFNFLDLSILIPGTTTLVDLGNLILREQKCASISAKGVSFVVDECIGIRGLVWRDANKNGIQDLGEQGFKDYLVYLTDISRKIIDSIKTDFNGHYFFEKKTPALEYRIFLSPMAGYVFSKKGSGSMPDVDSDVDSSGWSELLSLPGGGQAKIDAGIYEECLAKAPDLYDLSMSSPCYAGNPVRVRYALNGIEFLPPGFSRKFILISDSGQEILKTSDSLYTDIMRSGRFYVYELVYQNDPLSPDYFDATSFLNLGTRLNEVLQYFKSTAKCHALSKRPAFFELYNCRKIEGTVWEDFDKNGIRNSGETGIERVKVFLYDDQNNLLDSMMTDTFGQYVFLQFAPGDYQIKFVNEDKNFSFSPQDQGVDEDLDSDVNQMGELYFSVFPGKIITVVDAGMIRPYGMIGDYVWEDSNGDGIQQSNEIGVNGIAIDLIEASTGRLIRSTISKLDSLGNPGYYRFDHAPEGMHYLSVSFPDSISITAYRSGIDSLLDSDFDKVGGQFRTVDFEVKSNAQRDDLDLGILKKSTVGNFIWLDVDRDGIQDAGEEGIPEVKVKLYNEQDVMVDEVYSDEEGHFNLRAHTGSYYLKFEAPPFYRYTSMNGFVAQDVNSDVNHSHGYGTTDVVQLFEGDVLSDLDAGLVLSSVLSIQEIKLESEIEKEGVCKLHWKINGDFNKGLMKLLKYDGNWSAIHHPVIDENKNEFWFEDVEVNKSDLIYYKVVYLNETELIESNVVAFQNKRSAELMLSPNPASDFVEVKFNSLDREGNYEILNIQGNIIESGYIKNGVQKIYVAGLLPGAYFIKVPTSKGAEIKEFLKL from the coding sequence ATGTTATCCAGATGCCCTTCTTTTGGACCTAAAATATTGACTTATAGTGCTTTTGTAGTCCATCTATTCTTTCAATCAACCCTACTTATTGCTCAAAATCCGTCTCTTCCAAAGGCCTGTCCGGTAAAAAATGGGCACCAGATTACCTCAGGTTCCATTAGCCTAAGACCTCAAATCATTGAATCAAACATTCAGCCTGGCCAGCAAGGATTTAATCAGGTGAATTCAATAGCCTATGATGATCAGGAATATGGTCAGTTGGTTCTTAAGGGTGGGGTCATTTCTTCTGTATTGTCGTTCCGGAATTTTAATTTAGTCTTGCCTGAAGGATCAAAAATTTATGGAATTGCAATTGAGTTTGAAGGAAATGTCACAGGTGGAAAATTGAATCTGGTACAGCTCCAACTTACTGACCGCAATGGTAAAAACTATGGTGAGAACAAGGCTGCTATTTTACCGTCCCTGCAATGGAATGCTACAAGGCCAAATGCAGATTCCTTATGGAAACATGGTGGAGTGAATGATGTGTGGAATCTTAAACCATCACTTCAGGATGTAAACTCCTCTAATTTTGGTTTTAAGTTGCAGGTAAAAAACGTTGGGAACACAGAGGTCAAACTTAATCTGGATCGTGTGCGTCTGGTCATTTATTATCAGGCCATGCCAGCCATGTGTATGAAAGATTGTAGTTTTTTTTATGTAGATCCGGTTAAGAATGCTACCCAATATCACTGGAAAATTCCTACAGGTGCAGAGGTGATTTCGAATGAAGTCAATCAGTCTTTTATAGGATTGAACATCGGACGGTTGCCATACGGAATACACGAAGTGTGTGTGCAAACAGAATCCGCGGCAGGGCTTTCTGACCTTTGTTGTCTTAGTTTTTTAAACAGCGACTGTTCAAGAGCATCGGTTGGAGACAGGGTGTGGCGAGATGATAATGCAAATGGAATTCAGGATCCTAATGAACCCGGAATTTCATCCACTCAAGTTCTACTTTATGACGGACAGACAAAAAAGTATATTAGATCGGTGCTGACAGATATTTCCGGAAATTTTAAATTTGATAGTTTAGTCTCCGGATATTATTATTTAAAATTTATTACGCCTGGAAATTTAATTTCCACTTCGTCTTTCAAAGGAAACAATTCCTCCCTTGACAGTGATTTGGAAAATGTTTTTGGAACAGGCAGTACGCCCATGTTTTATCTGGCACCCGGGCAACAAAAAACGGATGTAGATGCAGGTTTTTTTCAATATTCATCCATAGGAGATTTTGTTTGGGAAGATGTGGATGCTGATGGCATTCAGGATGCTCATGAGCGTGGCATAGCAGGAATTAAATTTTATTTGCTTAATACTTCAGCAGTCCTATTGGATTCGGTAGTGAGTGATTTGAATGGTAGGTATTCTTTCAGCAAGGTTTTGCCGGGGGATTATTACATACGGGTTTATTCATCAGATCCGTATGCAGTCACTCAATTTCGTGCGGGAAATAATTCTGCCAAGGACAATGATTTTTTGGGAAATTTTACATCTGAAATTTTTAGTGTAGGTTTCCAACAAATGCGAAGCGATGTTGATTTAGGTTTGACCAAATCCTCCCCAGTGTGTGGTAAGATTTGGTATGACCGCAATCAGGATGGTCAACGTGATGTGAAGGAAACTTTGGTAAAGGATGCGTTGATTTATTTACTTGATTCTGTTTCACAGATTTTAGATTCTACCAGGAGTGCTGATAATGGAAATTATTGTTTGAATATTTCACAATCTTCAGGAAAATATCGCTTGAGAATATTTTTATCGGATGAATTCATACTGAGTAAAAAGGATTCAGGTCCGGATAGTACGGACAATGATTTTAACTTAGATCATTTTACAGATTATTTTTTAGTGTCACAAGGACAAAGCATCAAATTGGATGCCGGATTTTTAATTGATTGCAAGGATTTGGCTCCCGAATTAATTTTTATTCAATCCAGTCCAGAATGTTTGGATCAAGAACCCATTCAAATTTTGTTTGCCCCCGCCTCTACTCCTCCGCTTAATCCCGGATTTGAGAAAACATATTTTCTTGTTCGAACTTCAGATGGTGTAATTGTATCCATTAATTCATTTCCATTTTTTCAAGTGGATCAGCCTGGCAATTATTATTGCAGGTCTATGATTTATGATGGAACAAAGGGGTCGTATAATTATTTTGATGTTAACACTATACAGGTAGGGATTACATATTTGCAGAGGCTTATCAATGACTTGGATTCACTGCAATTATGTTACAATATATCAGCAGCTTCCACAGTGGTGACGATCAGGGAGTGCAGTAGTATAAGTGGAAGGGCATGGTATGATTACGGGCAAGATGGTATTCAGGATCAGAAGGACAGAAGTATTCCGGATGTATTGGTTTGTTTAAAGGATGAATTTGGAATTGCAATAGATTCTGTGAGAACAGATTCTATAGGTAAATATGCATTTGTAAAATTGAATCCTACCCATAAGTATAGTATTGCATTCAAATATTTACAGGATTATAGTTATACTCTGAAGGATGCATCCGGTTTTGAGCAAACCGACTCCGATGTAAATAAAACCGGAGAGACAGATATATTTACACCTGCGATGGGAAATAATATGCATGTAGATGCAGGATTGTTTTTGAATTGCAATATTTCTTTAGCAAGTTTAAAAACCTTGCCAATGGAATTTGAATGTTATTCAGGAGGAGTTCAAAGCATTCGAGCTACGGCAATTGGGACGCATCAACATCCGGTCGACTATGTTGTGAAATATTTATTGGTTACAGGTGTAACACAAAAAATTTCTGAAATTTCCGACAGTCCTGAATTTGAGATAGATAGGGCGGGAGTGTACAATATTTATGCTTTGTGTTTTGAAGAGTTGCAAAGTGGGTTTAACTTTCTAGATCTGTCTATACTGATCCCGGGAACTACAACTTTAGTTGATCTCGGAAATTTGATTTTGCGGGAGCAAAAATGTGCTTCTATTTCTGCAAAAGGCGTATCTTTTGTAGTGGATGAATGTATCGGCATCCGTGGTTTGGTGTGGCGGGATGCCAATAAAAATGGCATTCAGGATTTAGGAGAACAGGGATTTAAGGATTATTTGGTTTACCTCACAGATATATCAAGAAAAATAATTGATTCGATAAAGACAGATTTTAACGGACATTATTTTTTTGAAAAGAAAACGCCTGCATTGGAGTACAGGATATTTTTGTCGCCGATGGCAGGATATGTTTTTTCAAAAAAGGGTAGTGGGAGTATGCCGGATGTTGACAGTGATGTTGATTCTTCCGGTTGGAGTGAATTGTTGAGTTTGCCGGGAGGAGGGCAGGCAAAAATTGATGCAGGAATTTATGAAGAGTGTTTGGCAAAAGCTCCTGATTTATATGATTTATCTATGTCTTCTCCGTGTTACGCAGGAAATCCGGTTCGCGTCAGATATGCCTTGAATGGTATTGAGTTTCTACCTCCAGGCTTTAGCAGAAAGTTTATTTTAATATCAGATTCCGGACAAGAAATTTTGAAGACGAGTGACAGTCTTTATACTGACATTATGAGATCCGGAAGATTTTATGTTTATGAGTTGGTCTATCAAAATGATCCGCTGAGTCCGGATTATTTTGATGCAACCAGCTTTCTTAATTTGGGTACCCGCTTAAATGAAGTATTGCAATATTTTAAATCAACGGCTAAATGTCATGCTCTTAGTAAGCGTCCTGCATTCTTTGAATTATACAACTGTAGAAAAATCGAGGGAACTGTTTGGGAAGATTTTGATAAAAACGGAATTCGCAATTCCGGTGAGACGGGAATAGAAAGGGTCAAAGTGTTTTTATATGATGATCAGAACAACCTTTTGGACAGTATGATGACAGATACATTTGGTCAATATGTATTTCTTCAATTTGCTCCGGGAGACTATCAGATTAAATTTGTGAACGAAGACAAGAATTTTAGTTTTAGTCCCCAAGATCAGGGAGTTGATGAAGATCTAGACAGCGATGTAAATCAAATGGGTGAATTATATTTTAGTGTATTTCCCGGAAAAATTATCACTGTTGTTGATGCCGGAATGATAAGACCTTATGGTATGATTGGGGATTATGTATGGGAGGACAGTAATGGTGATGGAATCCAGCAAAGCAATGAGATAGGAGTTAACGGAATTGCTATAGATTTGATTGAGGCCAGTACAGGCAGGTTAATTAGAAGTACTATCAGTAAGTTGGATTCACTGGGTAATCCGGGTTATTATAGATTTGATCATGCTCCGGAAGGAATGCATTATTTGAGTGTAAGCTTTCCGGATTCCATTTCCATTACTGCGTACAGATCCGGTATTGATAGCTTGCTTGATTCAGATTTTGACAAGGTAGGTGGTCAATTTAGGACCGTTGATTTTGAGGTAAAATCAAATGCTCAAAGAGACGATCTGGATCTTGGGATTTTGAAGAAATCGACTGTGGGAAATTTTATTTGGCTGGACGTAGATAGGGATGGAATTCAGGATGCCGGAGAAGAGGGCATACCTGAGGTCAAGGTGAAATTATACAATGAGCAAGATGTAATGGTGGATGAGGTATATAGTGATGAAGAAGGACATTTTAATCTACGTGCACATACCGGTTCATATTATCTAAAATTTGAAGCACCTCCATTTTATAGGTATACGAGTATGAACGGATTTGTAGCCCAAGATGTAAACAGTGATGTGAATCACAGTCATGGCTACGGTACTACCGATGTGGTGCAGCTCTTCGAAGGTGATGTATTGTCAGATCTGGATGCAGGATTGGTGTTGAGTTCAGTATTGTCCATACAGGAAATTAAATTGGAATCAGAAATTGAAAAAGAAGGTGTGTGCAAATTGCATTGGAAGATAAACGGAGATTTTAACAAGGGTCTGATGAAATTATTGAAATACGATGGTAATTGGTCAGCAATCCATCACCCAGTAATTGATGAAAATAAAAATGAATTTTGGTTTGAGGATGTAGAAGTAAATAAGTCAGATTTGATTTATTATAAAGTTGTTTATTTGAATGAAACTGAATTGATAGAAAGCAATGTAGTTGCATTTCAGAACAAGAGAAGTGCTGAACTCATGTTAAGCCCAAATCCTGCGAGCGATTTTGTGGAGGTAAAATTTAATTCATTAGACAGGGAGGGTAATTATGAAATCTTAAATATTCAAGGAAACATCATAGAGTCAGGCTATATTAAAAATGGAGTTCAGAAAATATATGTTGCAGGGCTTCTTCCGGGAGCGTATTTTATCAAGGTACCTACCTCCAAAGGTGCTGAGATCAAAGAATTTTTAAAATTGTAA
- a CDS encoding LysR family transcriptional regulator, whose product MNLNQLEYIIAVDTHRHFVKAAEKCFITQATLSMMIKKLEEELDLVIFDRSKKPVVPTQLGKKIIAQAKIIVQESQKLKEIVSTEQNSLSGELHIGIIPTLAPYLLPLFLNSFLKKHPLVKLSISELSTDEIILKLKQNDLDAGILATPLNDSSLKEEQLFYEEFIVYASSKEKLLKKKYLLAQDIDVNRLWLLQEGHCLRSQIINLCELKKKDNATQQFNFASGSIETLKRIVETNEGITILPKLALRDMNSKQKNNTRHFKSPAPVREIGLVTYRYFVKEKLIEAIKEEILLSIPAEMQSIRKKEIIPVFTP is encoded by the coding sequence ATGAATTTAAATCAGCTTGAATACATCATTGCCGTCGATACCCACCGCCACTTTGTAAAGGCCGCTGAAAAATGCTTCATCACCCAGGCTACCTTAAGCATGATGATTAAGAAATTGGAAGAGGAGTTGGACCTGGTTATTTTTGACCGGAGTAAAAAACCCGTAGTCCCCACTCAATTGGGGAAAAAGATCATTGCTCAGGCAAAAATAATCGTCCAGGAAAGTCAAAAACTGAAAGAAATCGTATCAACAGAGCAGAACTCACTAAGTGGAGAATTACATATCGGAATTATTCCAACGCTCGCCCCTTACCTGCTACCACTTTTTCTAAATTCATTTTTAAAAAAACACCCACTGGTCAAACTAAGCATCAGTGAATTAAGCACAGATGAAATCATACTCAAACTCAAACAAAATGATCTGGATGCCGGAATTCTCGCTACTCCCCTAAACGATTCATCACTCAAAGAAGAACAACTTTTCTATGAAGAATTTATCGTATACGCTTCCTCCAAAGAAAAATTATTGAAGAAAAAATACCTGCTCGCACAAGACATTGATGTCAACAGGCTTTGGCTCTTGCAGGAAGGTCATTGCCTGCGATCCCAGATCATCAATCTCTGTGAACTCAAAAAGAAAGACAACGCCACTCAGCAATTTAATTTTGCATCCGGCAGCATAGAGACCCTCAAGAGAATTGTGGAAACCAACGAAGGAATTACCATTCTCCCAAAACTTGCACTCAGAGACATGAATTCAAAGCAAAAAAATAATACACGACACTTCAAAAGCCCCGCTCCTGTCAGAGAAATAGGTTTGGTGACCTACCGCTATTTTGTGAAAGAAAAACTGATCGAAGCCATCAAAGAAGAAATACTTCTTTCCATTCCCGCTGAAATGCAATCTATCCGTAAAAAAGAAATCATACCGGTCTTCACACCATAA
- a CDS encoding YHYH protein, with the protein MKLIIYCLLLITCHLNLQAQLNPSLTSWLQNTTNIMGRHYIKGNPTPIMDAVPANVQSVKYSNDWVYINATGIPAYITGPFLDGNPSIATNQNAIFRLTLNPSKNTGTPTNTTGGNIGLFINGVALFDYRDGVSWSNASNSLKGGPLGGMGDQKWNRDAVVAERAGFDCSKAHPAMGNYHHHQNPSAFKLDLNVISTICNLYDADGLYVIDSNRHSPLLGFAYDGFPIYGAYAFKNTDGTGGIVRMNSSYKLRNITQRNTYSDGSTVTPGPVVNSSYPLGYFREDYEYVPTSSSTPDYLDEHNGRFCVTPEYPNGIYCYFATVDKHWNSAYPYAVGPTFYGVRNAMKVQAINEQVTTYLPTSTGIQNDPSNIQDVNVFPNPANDLIAIQWNDLNRMDIKVELLNESGKIISHTTIYQGSTIVYFETSTLYSGTYFIKISSANFHTVRKIVLIK; encoded by the coding sequence ATGAAATTAATTATTTATTGTTTACTACTCATTACCTGTCACCTAAACTTGCAGGCACAATTAAATCCTTCTTTAACTTCCTGGTTACAAAATACAACAAACATCATGGGAAGGCATTATATAAAAGGAAATCCTACACCCATAATGGATGCCGTTCCTGCCAATGTCCAAAGTGTAAAATATTCCAATGATTGGGTATACATCAACGCAACTGGAATTCCCGCATACATCACAGGCCCATTTCTGGATGGAAATCCTTCCATAGCCACCAATCAAAATGCAATTTTTAGACTAACATTAAATCCTTCAAAAAATACCGGGACCCCCACCAATACCACCGGAGGAAACATCGGACTCTTTATCAATGGAGTGGCCCTGTTTGACTATCGGGATGGAGTATCCTGGTCAAATGCTTCTAATTCCCTTAAGGGAGGGCCTTTGGGTGGAATGGGTGACCAAAAATGGAACAGAGATGCAGTAGTGGCAGAAAGAGCCGGATTTGATTGCTCAAAGGCTCACCCTGCCATGGGCAACTATCATCATCATCAAAATCCAAGTGCTTTTAAATTAGACCTGAATGTTATTTCAACCATTTGCAATTTGTACGATGCAGATGGTCTGTATGTAATCGACAGTAACAGACATTCTCCCTTATTGGGATTTGCATATGACGGTTTTCCCATTTATGGGGCTTATGCATTTAAAAATACGGATGGAACCGGTGGAATCGTCAGAATGAATTCCAGCTATAAACTTAGAAATATCACCCAACGCAATACCTATTCGGATGGATCTACCGTCACTCCTGGTCCTGTCGTAAACTCAAGCTATCCCCTGGGTTATTTCAGAGAGGATTATGAATATGTTCCAACTTCCTCTTCAACGCCTGATTACCTGGACGAACACAATGGAAGATTTTGCGTAACACCTGAATATCCAAATGGCATCTACTGCTATTTTGCAACCGTTGACAAGCATTGGAATTCTGCCTATCCTTATGCGGTAGGACCTACCTTTTATGGTGTGCGAAATGCCATGAAAGTTCAGGCCATCAATGAACAGGTCACTACCTATCTTCCGACTTCCACAGGCATCCAAAATGATCCGTCAAATATTCAGGATGTAAATGTATTTCCAAATCCAGCCAACGATCTGATCGCAATTCAATGGAATGATCTGAACAGGATGGATATTAAAGTAGAACTGCTAAATGAATCCGGCAAAATCATCAGCCATACAACCATTTATCAGGGAAGCACCATCGTCTATTTTGAAACAAGTACGCTGTACAGCGGAACCTACTTTATCAAAATTTCAAGTGCCAATTTCCATACGGTCAGAAAAATTGTGCTGATTAAATAA
- a CDS encoding c-type cytochrome, whose translation MKYFIISYCLLLLMLLTSGVIPEPFFKVPKGWPKPNYSFTQNQLSQTKIDLGRALFYDPILSKDSTISCASCHNPYTAFAHTDHALSHGINDLIGTRNAPALMNLAWQKSFMWDGAIHHLDMQALSPITNPIEMNEDFAHVIGKLQKKHLYPGLFYTAFGDSLITGANTLKAFSAFLLTLVSANSKYESVTRKQTKFTDQERNGLKLFRKHCAQCHTEPLFTNQNFENNGLPPDNTLNDAGRMKTTGLSADSLKFKVPTLRNIEFTAPYMHDGRFKNLSEVLKHYTSGIHQSKTLSEKLKNSIALKSNEKVDLIAFLLTLSDKSFLFDPKNSFPKFIFFKK comes from the coding sequence ATGAAATATTTCATCATTTCATATTGCCTCCTTTTGCTAATGCTGTTAACCTCTGGCGTCATTCCGGAACCTTTCTTTAAGGTCCCCAAAGGATGGCCAAAACCCAATTATTCATTTACTCAAAACCAACTCTCGCAAACAAAAATTGATTTAGGAAGAGCTTTGTTTTACGATCCCATTTTATCCAAAGACAGTACAATCTCTTGTGCAAGCTGCCACAATCCCTATACTGCCTTTGCTCATACAGATCATGCACTTAGCCATGGAATCAATGATTTAATAGGAACCAGAAATGCTCCTGCACTGATGAATCTGGCATGGCAAAAATCATTTATGTGGGATGGCGCCATTCACCATTTGGACATGCAGGCGCTTTCCCCCATTACCAATCCAATAGAAATGAATGAGGACTTCGCTCACGTCATTGGAAAACTCCAAAAAAAACATTTATACCCTGGATTATTTTACACTGCATTTGGTGATAGTTTGATTACCGGAGCAAACACCTTGAAAGCTTTTTCTGCTTTTTTGTTAACTCTGGTAAGTGCCAATTCAAAATACGAAAGTGTGACCCGAAAGCAAACGAAATTCACTGATCAGGAAAGAAACGGCCTGAAACTCTTCAGAAAACATTGCGCACAATGTCATACTGAACCATTGTTCACCAACCAAAATTTTGAAAACAATGGCCTGCCTCCGGATAATACATTAAATGATGCAGGAAGAATGAAAACAACGGGCCTGTCTGCGGATTCACTAAAATTTAAAGTACCTACTTTAAGAAATATTGAATTTACCGCTCCATACATGCACGATGGTCGCTTCAAAAATCTAAGTGAGGTTCTAAAACACTATACCTCCGGGATTCACCAAAGTAAAACATTGTCCGAAAAATTGAAAAATTCAATTGCACTAAAATCAAATGAAAAAGTTGATCTGATTGCATTTCTTTTGACCCTCTCCGATAAATCCTTTTTATTTGATCCCAAAAATTCATTTCCAAAATTTATATTTTTCAAAAAATAA
- a CDS encoding sulfatase-like hydrolase/transferase, with protein sequence MMHHFKILLTALLSIWTIHLSQAQRNVLVIIADDLGTDYLGFYKDHKDTVEVPNLRKLVSRGVLFQNAASNPVCSSTRSGILTGRYSFRTGVGGIVGGAGGSMPLDTAENTIPRILKILNPEIATANIGKWHLQQAMPVSNLKFPNIMGYDHFEGPFIGQLSSFTNWTKYINGVATNVTNYATSENVNNAVTWLKNQNNKPFFLWLAFNAPHEPLHLPPADLHNYKNLSGTAQDIRANPKSYFKAMIQALDHEMGRLFDSLEVMGKLDNTDIIFIGDNGDTQKTTQSTDTARAKGTVYQNGIHVPFMIAGPSVKNPGQITDALVNTTDIFASVFELFGFTNWSSLIDPKKPVDSKSILPFIREESNQIRPWSFSEIFKLTPDASEAKSIRNPDFKLIKFNSGKEEFYKLKTDPEEKVNLLESKMTTEEITQYYYLCNEMENLLGVGNICLTTVDSKDYPGSYSTSIVYPNPFNSKIKIKQFANSTIAELYNIMGERIYAGSQIENMDFSYLPSGTYVLKILVKPVQIVRINKE encoded by the coding sequence ATGATGCATCATTTTAAAATATTACTCACTGCGCTTTTGTCCATTTGGACCATCCACCTAAGCCAGGCACAAAGAAATGTCCTGGTTATTATTGCAGATGATTTAGGCACTGATTATCTTGGTTTTTACAAAGATCACAAAGACACAGTAGAAGTTCCCAATCTCCGAAAACTGGTAAGCCGCGGTGTGCTGTTTCAGAATGCAGCTTCTAATCCGGTATGCTCCTCCACCAGATCAGGTATTTTAACAGGAAGATACAGTTTCAGAACAGGAGTAGGCGGCATTGTGGGTGGAGCAGGTGGATCCATGCCCCTGGATACAGCTGAAAATACAATACCGAGAATACTAAAAATTTTGAATCCCGAAATTGCAACAGCCAACATTGGTAAATGGCATCTTCAACAAGCCATGCCTGTCAGCAATTTGAAATTTCCAAACATCATGGGTTATGATCATTTTGAAGGGCCCTTTATCGGACAATTGTCAAGTTTTACCAATTGGACAAAATACATCAATGGGGTAGCCACAAATGTAACCAACTATGCCACTTCTGAAAATGTCAATAATGCGGTTACTTGGCTTAAAAATCAAAATAACAAACCATTCTTTTTGTGGCTCGCATTTAACGCTCCTCATGAACCACTGCATTTGCCACCTGCCGATTTACATAATTACAAAAACTTAAGCGGCACCGCACAGGATATTAGGGCTAATCCAAAAAGCTATTTTAAAGCGATGATCCAAGCCTTAGATCACGAAATGGGTCGACTGTTTGATTCTCTAGAAGTAATGGGCAAATTAGACAATACAGACATTATTTTTATTGGAGACAACGGGGATACCCAAAAAACCACTCAGAGCACCGATACCGCAAGAGCAAAAGGCACTGTTTACCAAAATGGAATTCATGTACCGTTTATGATTGCAGGACCCTCTGTCAAAAACCCGGGCCAAATAACGGACGCATTAGTGAATACAACAGATATCTTTGCCAGCGTTTTTGAATTATTTGGATTTACAAATTGGTCATCTCTGATTGATCCGAAAAAACCGGTGGACAGCAAAAGTATTTTGCCTTTTATCAGGGAAGAAAGTAATCAGATCAGACCCTGGTCATTTAGTGAAATATTTAAATTAACCCCGGATGCCAGCGAAGCCAAATCAATTCGTAATCCGGATTTTAAACTGATTAAATTCAATTCCGGAAAAGAAGAATTCTATAAACTTAAAACAGACCCTGAAGAAAAAGTAAATTTACTCGAGTCCAAAATGACAACAGAAGAGATCACCCAATACTACTACTTGTGTAATGAAATGGAAAATCTTCTGGGCGTTGGAAATATTTGTCTTACTACTGTTGATTCCAAAGATTACCCTGGATCGTATTCAACTTCGATAGTTTACCCAAATCCATTTAATTCAAAAATAAAAATCAAGCAATTTGCCAATTCAACCATTGCAGAGCTCTACAACATAATGGGCGAAAGAATTTACGCAGGATCCCAAATCGAAAACATGGATTTCTCTTACTTGCCTTCCGGCACCTACGTACTTAAAATTTTAGTTAAACCTGTTCAAATAGTTAGAATCAACAAAGAATAA
- a CDS encoding PorT family protein — MKRSKCSNFLGILLFLITVSSIHGQSSAGIRTGIHISRFRFNSEEEDAVKYMSTPYVSMTAEVFLSEYFSLQTELIYLQKAVRLYSQDAIDYSDFRMRMDVLELPILAKKNFTDWSTKLCLFAGPSIVYAMGGKINQDFTEQKVKYSVKESIDFKDMQLKKWDICLHLGGNLGIPAGNGEIILDARYIFGLLDIDGFAEESTKKVHTRGIGLSIGYAFHLSE, encoded by the coding sequence ATGAAAAGATCGAAGTGCTCAAATTTTCTGGGAATTCTCTTGTTTCTGATCACGGTCTCCTCTATACATGGCCAATCTTCTGCTGGGATCCGCACAGGCATTCACATTTCCAGATTTAGATTCAACAGTGAGGAGGAAGATGCTGTAAAGTATATGAGTACTCCATACGTATCCATGACAGCAGAAGTTTTTCTAAGTGAATATTTTTCCTTACAGACTGAACTCATATATCTTCAAAAGGCAGTAAGGTTGTACTCTCAGGATGCAATAGATTACAGCGATTTTAGAATGCGCATGGATGTTTTGGAATTACCCATTCTCGCAAAAAAGAATTTTACAGATTGGTCTACAAAGTTGTGCTTGTTTGCAGGCCCTTCCATTGTGTATGCAATGGGAGGAAAAATCAATCAGGATTTTACGGAGCAAAAAGTAAAATACAGCGTAAAAGAAAGCATCGATTTTAAGGATATGCAGTTAAAAAAATGGGACATATGCCTCCACCTAGGCGGAAACCTTGGCATACCGGCAGGTAATGGAGAAATCATACTCGACGCCCGCTACATTTTTGGCTTATTGGACATCGATGGTTTTGCAGAAGAAAGTACGAAAAAAGTACATACCAGAGGAATTGGACTTTCTATAGGGTATGCATTTCATTTATCTGAATAA